TCTTAAAGGTTTGAAGAGTAATGCATTTCAAGTTTTGTTAATGACCTTACTCCATTCATCAccaaaaccaaactaaaaacaaaatttaggtTGTAAAAAGGATTACCATAGTCCATTCATCAATTTTATACACTTCTTCTGAGCATCCCTCGCATCCATAAGTTTTTTCAAAACAACACCCTGCGGATGATTCTGACAAATTTCCAAGCAGTACCAAAGGAAAATAAAGCAAAACAAACAGTTCTACAAGTTAAATAAAGTAAGGACAATTCTACAAGTTCCATAAAACACAACACATGTAAAATAAGAAAGTTGAGAGAATTGAAACATGAAAGAATAGAGTGGTCAATGGGAAAAAGTAATCGGTTACAGAAAAGTTGAGAAATCGATTATAGCAATTATAGAAAAATCGAACAGATTGAGTTTAGGCTTTACGGAAAAGTCAAGAAATGGAGTTTAAGGAAAAATCAAGCAAttgattttagggtttatgaaaATTCCAGCAAATTGAGTTTAGGGGAAATTTGAGAAATCAAGTTCATGGTTAGCAAAATTCGAGAAGTCGAGTTAAGGAAAAATCAAGAAATCAATTTTTGGGTTTGCAGAAAACTCGAACAAATCTGTGTGTGGTAGGGTGAAAGTGGAACAAGAAGTttttgtgatatatatatattgtaacatAATAACAACATCGTTTTATGGTAAAAGTTAAGAGAAATGTTACTCAATCGTATATGTCACTTTGGGTTTGACTATAATATTGAAAAgagtcgagtttgagtttaagttcgaattaaactttaaatttgatttgatactataattgagtaaaaataattaaaataatattattttgatatatattaatcaaaataatgttattttaattaatttatattaaaattttttaaacttacgAATTTAACAAGATAAACACTCATAAACTAGAGTTTAAGcttaagttcaaaaatatttaattcttataGTTGAATTTGAACTCTTTGAGCTTGTTCAAACAAAGTTTAAATTCACATTCGAAtaaattttatccaaatttaacCATTCTTCAAGACTAGAACTAAATGTATTGAAGTTAGCTTTAATTACATAGTGAAACCGAAGCATCAATTATCCACCGACCCCGATTCCATAGGTTCGTTTGCTCGTGGACCAGTTGTGAAGGGtgacataataaataataatgggACAGCTAAACCGCGCAAGTATTTTCCCTGCAAAGCCCAATTCGGATAACTCTTTTGACTTTGTTTCCCCAACGCAGTGGACACACAAATGGTTTCACAAAGACGCCAGAAGCATTCATGTCTGGGACGCCCACCAGTTAATAAGTTAACCGTATCAGGTGATAAGATCAaacttctttaatttcttccCTTCACTGCATACGCCTTCCTTATTAAACACTCCTATATTCCTCATTACtatgattttcttattcaaCTCCAACCCATGAGGCACTTTTCTCTTTATTGGCCAGCTGTCTACGCACCCACTATCTTGGCATCTTCcttctttatcatataaaaacCATAATCCACTCCTCCTCTTTCTCATCAAACATTTTCAAACTATTCCGATTAAACAAATATCAGTTTTCTCACACCCAATGGCTTCTGTTTCAAatctcttcatcatcttctcttCACTTCTCTTACTATCTCTTTCTCTGCTTAACACTTGCCTTGCCACATCCAGAACACTCTCCGCTCTTGTTGAGCAACAACCACTTGTTCTGCAGTATCACAACGGTCCACTTCTGAACGGCAACGTCTCCGTTAATCTTGTTTGGTATGGCAACTTCTCTCCAGCTCAAAGGTCTATAATCGTTGACTTTCTCAATTCATTAAGCTCTGATAAAGCCCCGAAGCCTTCCGTTTCTTCATGGTGGCAAACCACTGAGGCTTACAAAGGCGGTCGACGCTCCGTCGTTGTAGGAAATCAGATTGTTGATGAAAAATACTTGCTGGGAAAATTACTAACAGCCGAACAACTCATAGCTTTGTCTTCGAAAGCAGGAGGTATTAACAATGCAGTTAACGTTTTGTTGACATCTGCTGACGTGGCTGTTGATGGTTTCTGCATGAGTCGTTGCGGGACCCATGGTTCTGGTCAAAACAAGAATGGCAAATTTGCTTATGCGTGGGTTGGTAACTCCATGAGTCAGTGTCCGGGTCAGTGCGCGTGGCCGTTTCATCAACCTATTTACGGGCCACAGACTCCACCGTTAGTTGCTCCAAACGGAGACGTCGGAGTTGACGGGATGATCATCAATCTAGCCACGGTTTTGGCGGGAATGGTGACGAATCCGTTCAATAACGGGTACTTTCAGGGGCCAGCGGACGCGCCTCTTGAGGCAGTTAGTGCGTGCACGGGTATATTTGGAAAAGGAGCGTATCCGGGTTATCCAGGTGAGGTGTTGGTGGACAAAACCACCGGAGCTAGCTACAATGCGAATGGGTTAAACGGACGCAAGTATTTGTTGCCTGCAATGTGGGACCCTCGAACAAACAAGTGCAAAACACTCGTGtgattaagaaaaatagtaaCGCAGATACCAGCACAAACAACACAAACGATACtcgtatgtgtgtatgtatgtagtGCGCAATATAATAGTTACAGGGTGTAGATAAGtctttttaaattagagatgtATAAATCTACTTCAAAACGCATCGTTTCGATCTATATGTTGCAATCCTGATGATAATaaaaagagcaatgttatgtgtacttattttaggtacataaatatatatatactcatatgtgtcatcatatgattagttattgttttattcttaattcaaaatcatccaatcacatgatgacacatataaatatatatatatttgtgtattcaaaatggatacatataattttattataataaaaatgtgtaAAGATTTTTTCAccaacttcaaaatttattgtttaaacttctatttttaattgaaggaaaaaaaaaaaaaggaaactccAACTCCAATTTCAAACCCATAATAATACCAGTTACAtttaaaattcagattaaaaaatttgaagtagagtagagttattaattttttaaattttaaaaaaaaattatatatttttttaatttttttgagttttaaaaaatgagagatTTCTTATAAAAGTTaactaatttcaaaaaattataccGAAAAGAAAGGTACTTTAATAAATGGTGAGAACTTTTCTCTTGATACAGAATGGCCGGGAAAATTTGATCTCCCTGAAAACTTCCGGGAACATTAGATTGTTGTAATGGCTTTTCTAGCGGTGAGATGCTTTTTGTTGGGGCAATTGCCCAACCCATTGACGTCAAATGAGAGATGAAACCCAGATTTTCAACTCAAAAGACTATTGATAAACGGCAGGTCAGTCAAACCAATGAACAAATGAACGACATGTCGTTGGTAAATTTACATAACCAACGACATCCCTTTACCCTGCGATTCGGCCTATAACAACACATTCTTCTGGACGCTACCGGTTTCCCTTGATCTCCAAACATGGAACTTGAATCGCATCAACATGATCACTCCCCCGAAAGCCCGCCCTCCTCTACCCCTACCACAAAAATCACATCCTGCTGCGCCAAATGTGGCTGTCCAACCACTTTCGCACTACCACCACAACCGCCATACTCCGAAATATCCCCACCTCCCACATACCGTCCCATCCGGGCGCCAGCCATTAACCTCCCTCCAAACAACTACTCTCAAGCCATAATTCTTGCTCCCGTTCCCCAATCCCAAAAAGTTCCCACAATTTCCCCTCcttataattttcaaactccTTCGAAACGAATCCAATCCCCCGATGACATCCGCCACTTCATTGACTCTGATTCCGGAAAGAATTTCCTCGGCTTCGTCGTCGCTCTCTCCGAGTCCATTCGCGGACACAAAATCTCCGATCAATGTCACGAGTCTCAAACAATCCGCACCTTTTCATCAATTATTGACGAGTTGATTCAATGGATTGACGTAATTCCTCCGGCTGATCAGTCTTCTCGTTATGGTAACGTCTCTTACCGAACCTGGCATAGCCGTTTAACTGAAAACGGCAATACGATGATGCTGCGTTTTTTGCCCGACGAACTTCAAGCTGCCTCTGTGGAAATAGTTCCGTATTTTAATGACAGTTTCGGTAATTCGAGTCGTATAGATTACGGAACTGGTCATGAAACTAATTTCGCCGCTTGGTTATATTGCTTAGCTAGATTAGGAGTTATTAAGGAAGAAGATTATCAAGCTGTTGTGTCCAGGGTTTTTGTTAAGTACTTAGAGTTAATGAGAAAATTGCAATTGGTGTATTGTTTGGAGCCTGCGGGA
The sequence above is a segment of the Mangifera indica cultivar Alphonso unplaced genomic scaffold, CATAS_Mindica_2.1 Un_0008, whole genome shotgun sequence genome. Coding sequences within it:
- the LOC123205516 gene encoding protein EXORDIUM-like 2 → MASVSNLFIIFSSLLLLSLSLLNTCLATSRTLSALVEQQPLVLQYHNGPLLNGNVSVNLVWYGNFSPAQRSIIVDFLNSLSSDKAPKPSVSSWWQTTEAYKGGRRSVVVGNQIVDEKYLLGKLLTAEQLIALSSKAGGINNAVNVLLTSADVAVDGFCMSRCGTHGSGQNKNGKFAYAWVGNSMSQCPGQCAWPFHQPIYGPQTPPLVAPNGDVGVDGMIINLATVLAGMVTNPFNNGYFQGPADAPLEAVSACTGIFGKGAYPGYPGEVLVDKTTGASYNANGLNGRKYLLPAMWDPRTNKCKTLV
- the LOC123205565 gene encoding serine/threonine-protein phosphatase 2A activator-like isoform X2; the protein is MELESHQHDHSPESPPSSTPTTKITSCCAKCGCPTTFALPPQPPYSEISPPPTYRPIRAPAINLPPNNYSQAIILAPVPQSQKVPTISPPYNFQTPSKRIQSPDDIRHFIDSDSGKNFLGFVVALSESIRGHKISDQCHESQTIRTFSSIIDELIQWIDVIPPADQSSRYGNVSYRTWHSRLTENGNTMMLRFLPDELQAASVEIVPYFNDSFGNSSRIDYGTGHETNFAAWLYCLARLGVIKEEDYQAVVSRVFVKYLELMRKLQLVYCLEPAGSHGVWGLDDYHFLPFIFGSSQLIDHKYMKPKSIHNQDILENFSNEYMYLSCIAFVKKVKKGIFAEHSPMLDDISGVPNWNKVNSGMLKMYKAEVLEKVPIMQHFLFGWLIRE
- the LOC123205565 gene encoding serine/threonine-protein phosphatase 2A activator-like isoform X1 — encoded protein: MELESHQHDHSPESPPSSTPTTKITSCCAKCGCPTTFALPPQPPYSEISPPPTYRPIRAPAINLPPNNYSQAIILAPVPQSQKVPTISPPYNFQTPSKRIQSPDDIRHFIDSDSGKNFLGFVVALSESIRGHKISDQCHESQTIRTFSSIIDELIQWIDVIPPADQSSRYGNVSYRTWHSRLTENGNTMMLRFLPDELQAASVEIVPYFNDSFGNSSRIDYGTGHETNFAAWLYCLARLGVIKEEDYQAVVSRVFVKYLELMRKLQLVYCLEPAGSHGVWGLDDYHFLPFIFGSSQLIDHKYMKPKSIHNQDILENFSNEYMYLSCIAFVKKVKKGIFAEHSPMLDDISGVPNWNKVNSGMLKMYKAEVLEKVPIMQHFLFGWLIRWE